One Ahaetulla prasina isolate Xishuangbanna chromosome 17, ASM2864084v1, whole genome shotgun sequence genomic window carries:
- the LOC131186831 gene encoding putative gonadotropin-releasing hormone II receptor, protein MGWWESSEKELASVPLQVCWVASAPFDEAGDGCHQKKSKPWHPHDCFSVPGHRCGLSVNVSMLWSVSKRFQRKPHLRILLMNLAAADLLVTYVVMPLDAVWNVTVQWYAGDLACRLLMFLKLVAMYACSFVTVVISLDRWAAILHPLRVSRAKRKNKAMLCVAWALSFLLAVPQMFVFHTVSRSQPTRFVQCATVGSFGAHWQETLYNMLTFSCLFLVPLLVMVLCYSRILIEISRMMTQARASPKSREVRLRCSRNNIPQIRIRALKMSAITVLTFVACWTPYYLLGLWYWFSPEMLTREQVPPLLGHIFFLFGLLSTCLDPLIYCFCSSRYRAGKKLAKAPSLRMVSERASTMSNGHRPEMGAHWACKPGSPRSPKLAWAKKEKVAESCV, encoded by the exons ATGGGCTGGTGGGAATCAAGTGAAAAAGAGCTGGCTTCTGTCCCCTTGCAGGTGTGTTGGGTGGCCTCGGCACCCTTTGATGAGGCTGGAGATGGCTGCCACCAAAAGAAGTCAAAACCGTGGCATCCCCATGACTGTTTTTCTGTTCCCGGCCACCGATGTGGACTAAG CGTCAACGTCTCCATGTTGTGGAGCGTCAGCAAGAGGTTTCAACGCAAGCCGCATCTCCGCATCCTTCTCATGAATCTGGCCGCTGCTGACCTTCTGGTCACCTATGTGGTGATGCCGCTAGATGCCGTGTGGAATGTGACCGTTCAGTGGTACGCCGGCGACTTGGCCTGCCGGCTCTTGATGTTCCTCAAGCTGGTGGCCATGTACGCCTGCTCCTTTGTGACAGTGGTGATCAGCCTGGACCGTTGGGCAGCCATCTTGCACCCTCTGAGGGTCAGCAGAGCCAAGAGGAAGAACAAGGCAATGCTGTGTGTGGCCTGGGCCCTCAGTTTCCTCCTAGCAGTACCTCAG atgtttgtcTTCCACACAGTCAGCCGGTCCCAGCCCACCCGTTTCGTCCAATGTGCCACGGTGGGCAGCTTTGGGGCGCactggcaggaaaccctctacaacATGCTCACCTTCTCTTGCCTCTTCTTGGTACCCCTGCTGGTTATGGTGCTCTGTTATTCCCGCATCCTGATCGAGATCTCAAGGATGATGACCCAAGCGCGGG CCTCGCCGAAATCCCGGGAGGTCCGCCTGCGCTGTTCACGCAATAACATCCCCCAAATCCGGATCCGCGCCTTGAAGATGTCGGCCATCACCGTCCTCACATTTGTGGCCTGCTGGACGCCCTACTACCTGCTGGGCCTCTGGTACTGGTTCTCGCCCGAGATGCTGACCCGGGAGCAGGTGCCCCCTTTGCTTGGCCACATCTTCTTCCTCTTTGGCCTCCTCAGCACCTGCCTCGACCCGCTGATCTATTGCTTCTGCTCTTCACGCTATCGGGCTGGCAAGAAGTTGGCCAAAGCGCCATCTCTCCGCATGGTCTCTGAACGGGCGTCCACCATGAGCAACGGCCACAGGCCAGAGATGGGAGCCCACTGGGCATGCAAACCAGGATCGCCCCGTAGTCCAAAACTGGCCTGGGCCAAGAAGGAGAAAGTGGCTGAGAGTTGCGTCTGA
- the ANKRD34A gene encoding ankyrin repeat domain-containing protein 34A, with product MVHTEGSALLKAVWQGKFRLTRLLLEGGAYINEGNAQGETPLIAACVAPYEDPQNKPRMVRYLLENGADPNIPDKTGKSALMHACAEGAGAEVATVLLNHGADPSAKDYSGASALVYAINKGDRATLQVLLDACKAKGKEVIIITTDTSPSGTKKTKQYLNSPPSPGVEDKQPPALCMSPSDIEVLTSQSPGNSEKEEERDVFNFSLATRLSCSPHAKGKEMEEKGPSGLLPKSHPKQLKRLNSEPWGLVAPSVLATSYQDKARSPEDRVRIEMNGLSISKRPPLSRRHSVEGQESSCFKMGTQQDEVSGLDSSWAEKVQLGHLHQTLSRHNTAPEAQEGLQPPSSRSMAHHKLTCSEHFESDSLCPESIPGSPESGRVSLERRRYNASPLTLPNSSSRESLESIPNAISPITIRRRAPGLLERRGSGTLLLDHIAHTRPGFLPPLHFNPHPPLRDIRPNGKPPSPAHKGLIPMAPSSPKTKRLLRRHSMQTEQMKQLVSFQSLIAQGDSVAT from the coding sequence ATGGTACACACGGAAGGCAGCGCCCTGCTGAAAGCCGTCTGGCAAGGCAAATTCCGGCTGACCCGCCTCTTGCTGGAAGGCGGGGCTTACATCAACGAGGGCAACGCCCAGGGGGAGACCCCGCTCATTGCCGCCTGCGTGGCCCCCTACGAGGACCCCCAGAACAAACCCCGCATGGTAAGGTACCTGCTGGAGAACGGCGCCGACCCCAACATTCCTGACAAGACGGGCAAGTCCGCCTTGATGCACGCCTGCGCGGAAGGTGCTGGGGCCGAGGTGGCCACCGTCCTCCTCAACCACGGGGCCGACCCCAGCGCCAAAGATTATTCTGGCGCTTCGGCCTTGGTGTACGCCATCAACAAAGGAGACCGGGCGACCTTGCAGGTGCTCCTGGACGCCTGCAAAGCCAAGGGCAAGGAGGTTATCATCATCACCACTGACACCTCCCCTTCGGGGACCAAGAAGACCAAGCAGTACCTCAACTCCCCGCCTTCTCCTGGCGTGGAGGACAAGCAGCCGCCCGCCCTGTGCATGTCTCCTTCGGACATCGAGGTCCTCACGTCCCAGTCTCCCGGGAACAGCGAGAAGGAAGAGGAGCGGGATGTTTTCAACTTCAGCTTGGCCACCAGGCTCAGCTGCTCGCCCCACGCCAAggggaaggagatggaggagaagggACCCTCGGGGCTGCTCCCCAAAAGCCATCCCAAGCAGCTGAAGAGACTGAATTCCGAGCCGTGGGGTTTGGTGGCCCCCTCGGTCTTGGCCACCTCCTATCAGGACAAAGCCCGGAGCCCAGAAGATCGAGTACGGATTGAGATGAACGGGTTGAGTATCTCCAAAAGGCCTCCGCTGTCTCGGCGACACAGCGTGGAAGGCCAAGAGTCTTCCTGTTTCAAGATGGGGACTCAACAAGATGAGGTCTCGGGCTTAGATTCCTCCTGGGCAGAGAAGGTCCAGTTGGGCCACCTCCACCAGACTCTCTCTCGACACAACACAGCCCCGGAAGCTCAAGAGGGTCTCCAACCTCCTAGTTCCAGAAGCATGGCGCATCACAAGTTGACCTGCTCGGAACATTTTGAGTCCGATTCCCTCTGTCCCGAATCCATTCCGGGTTCTCCAGAGTCTGGCCGggtttcgctggagaggaggaggTACAACGCCTCCCCGTTGACCTTGCCCAACAGCTCCTCCCGGGAGAGTCTCGAGAGCATCCCCAACGCCATCTCCCCGATTACCATCCGGCGTAGAGCCCCAGGTCTCCTGGAACGACGGGGCTCCGGGACATTGCTCCTGGATCACATTGCCCATACCCGCCCGGGCTTCCTGCCCCCTCTGCACTTCaaccctcaccctcccctccgcGACATTCGACCCAATGGGAAGCCCCCTTCTCCTGCCCACAAGGGGCTGATCCCCATGGCTCCCTCCTCCCCAAAGACCAAGCGGCTCCTCCGGAGGCATTCTATGCAGACGGAGCAGATGAAACAGCTGGTCAGTTTCCAGAGCCTGATTGCACAAGGGGATTCGGTGGCCACCTAA